The window CCGTGGGGCGAGCCTGATGACCGTTTCGTCCGTTCCCACCTGCGGTATGGCTTGATCCCGTAGGTGCCGCACAGGGCGCTGGGGATGCGGATCGATCCCCCCTGGTCCCCACCGATGGCGAGGTCGCACGCCCCCGCCGCGACCAGCGCCGCCGACCCGCTCGACGACCCGCCGGTCGTGCGGGTGGGATCGTGGGGGTTGCGCACCGGCCCGGAGGCGGCGGTGTGACTGGCGGCCGACAGGCACATGTCCTCGCAGGCCGACTTGCCGGTGATCCGGCCCCCGGCGTCGAGGATCCGGGTCACGATCGTGGCGTCGAAGTCGGGGACGAACGGTCCCATCACCGCCGAGCCGTTGGTCATCGGCACCCCCGCCACCGCCACGTTGTCCTTGATGGCGACGGTCCGCCCCGCCAGAGGGCCATCGGGCGCGCCCTCGACCTCGACCAGCCACGCCCACGCCCCGTAGGGGTTCTCCTCCGCCGTCGGAGCCCGGCCCCCTCCCCGGGGCCAGCGTGCCGCCGCGGCGACCGGACCGGCTCGTTCCGCGCCGCCGCCGGGCCCCGCCCCCCCGCCGCCGGCCGCCATGCCCCCGCCGAACACCGCCACGAACGGGAGGTACTCCTCCAGCTCCCGGTCGTCCATGTCGAGGTGGAGGGCGGCGCTGGCCCTGCGGAGGTCGTCGATGGTGGGGGTGTCGTCGGGCACCCCCAACCTTTAGCTCACGATGGCGGGATACACCAGGGCCTTGAGCTGGCCCCGGAAGTTGAACGTCCCCGACGGCATCAGCTGGGTCATGAACACGACCACGAGCGACTCGGCCGGGTCGACCCAGAAGATGGTCGACGCCGCCCCGCCCCACATGTACTCCCCGGCCGAGCCGATCACCCCGGTCCGCGCCGGCCCCAGCCCCACCGCCATGGTGAGCCCGAAGCCCATCCCGTCGAAGCCGACCTCCCCGTAGGCGCCGGGTACGGCGAACTCCCGGAGCTCACCCCCGCCCGGCAGGTGGTTGACCGACATCAGCTCGACGGTCTTGGGGCCGAGGATGCGCGTGCCGTCGAGCTCCCCGCCGTTGCACAGCATCTGGGCAAAGCGCACGTAGTCCGCCGTCGTCGAAACCAGCCCGCCGCCCCCGGAGAGGAACGAGCGTTCCTTCCGGTAGCCGCTGCGCTCCGGGTCCTCGACGAGCACCAGCTCCTTGCCGGCGTTGCGCGCGTAGTTGGCGGCGAAGCGGTCCACCTTTCCGTCCGGCACGGTGAAGCCGGTGTCGTCCATTCCGAGCGGGTCGAAGATCTCCTGCCGCAGGTACTCGTCGAAGCGCTTCCCCGACATGATCTCCACCAGGCGGGCGCACACGTCGGTCGACACCGAGTACAGCCACTGGGTGCCGGGATGGAACCGGAGGGGCCGCTCGGCCAGGTAGGACGTCATCGTCTCGAGGGTCCAAGGAGCGTCCATGGCCGCCCCGAAGTCGGCGAGCGACGCCGCCCCCTCGGCGTTGCCCAGCTCCTCGGCCATCGGAGCCGGTCGTTCGGCGCTGGGCAGGGAACCGGCACCCCGACGGCGCATGGCGCTGTAGCCGAGCCCGGACATGTGCATCATCACGTCGCGCACGCTCATCGGGCGCCGGGGCTCGACCAGCCGCCGGCCCCCGGTCCCGCCGGGCCCCGATCCGTCGGGCTCCGACACCTTCAGGTCCCGCCACTCCGGGATGAAGCGGTGCACGGGGTCGTCGAGCTGGAAGTGGCCCCGCTCGTACAGGGACATGAGGGCCACGCCGGTGATCGGCTTGGTCATCGAGTAGATGCGCCAGATGGTGTCGTCCTCGACCGGGCGGCCCCGCTCCCGGTCGGCCAGGCCGAACGAGGCGAAGTACGCCGTCTCCCCGTGGCGCATCACCGCCACCTGGCAGCCGGCGATCCGGCCGGCGTCGATGTAGCGCTGCTGCACGTGCTCGGTGACGCGCTCCAGCCGGCGCCCGTCCATCCCCGCCGCGTCCGGGTTGAGTTTCATCCAGCCCCCCAAACTGTTAGAGGATCGAACGATATCCCGGACGGCGCTAGGTTGCCCCCATGCGCATCGGGCTGACGGGCGGGGGGTCCACCGTCGACCGCATGGTCGACCAGGCGGTCCAGGCCGAGAAGGACGGGTTCACCAGCCTGTGGTACGCCAGCGCCGTCGGCGGGGACCCGCTCGTGGCCATGGCCGCCGCCGGCCGGGCCACCTCGGCCGTCGAGCTCGGCACGTCGGTGCTGCAGACCTATCCCTGCCATCCCCTGCTGCAGGCCAACCGGGCCGCGTCGGTCGTGGCCGCCATCGGCCGCGGCTTCACCCTGGGCATCGGGCCGTCGCACCAGCCGGTGATAGAGGGCGTCTACGGGATGTCCTACGACCGGGCCGGGCTCCACACCGAGGAGTACGTGCGGGCGGTGACCGCCCTGTTGCGGGGAGAGCCGGTCGACATGGACGGGGAGGAGGTCCGCGTCCACTCCGGCGGGCGGGGCCTCAGGCCCGATGCGCCGGTGCCGGTGCTCGTGGCCGCCCTCGGGCCCCGCCTGCTGCGGGTGGCCGGGCAGTGGGCCGACGGCACCATCCTGTGGATGGCCACCGCCACCGCCGTCGACGCCCACGTCGCGCCCCGGATCACCGCCGCCGCCGATGCCGCCGGCCGCCCCGCTCCCCGCATAGTCGCCGGCCTGCCCGTGGCCGTGCACGACGACGTGGACGCGGCGCGCCAGGCGGCGGCCGAGCAGTTCGCCGGCTACGGGCAGCTGCCGAACTACCAACGGATCCTGGCCCACGGCAA of the Acidimicrobiales bacterium genome contains:
- a CDS encoding serine hydrolase domain-containing protein; its protein translation is MKLNPDAAGMDGRRLERVTEHVQQRYIDAGRIAGCQVAVMRHGETAYFASFGLADRERGRPVEDDTIWRIYSMTKPITGVALMSLYERGHFQLDDPVHRFIPEWRDLKVSEPDGSGPGGTGGRRLVEPRRPMSVRDVMMHMSGLGYSAMRRRGAGSLPSAERPAPMAEELGNAEGAASLADFGAAMDAPWTLETMTSYLAERPLRFHPGTQWLYSVSTDVCARLVEIMSGKRFDEYLRQEIFDPLGMDDTGFTVPDGKVDRFAANYARNAGKELVLVEDPERSGYRKERSFLSGGGGLVSTTADYVRFAQMLCNGGELDGTRILGPKTVELMSVNHLPGGGELREFAVPGAYGEVGFDGMGFGLTMAVGLGPARTGVIGSAGEYMWGGAASTIFWVDPAESLVVVFMTQLMPSGTFNFRGQLKALVYPAIVS
- a CDS encoding amidase family protein, whose protein sequence is MPDDTPTIDDLRRASAALHLDMDDRELEEYLPFVAVFGGGMAAGGGGAGPGGGAERAGPVAAAARWPRGGGRAPTAEENPYGAWAWLVEVEGAPDGPLAGRTVAIKDNVAVAGVPMTNGSAVMGPFVPDFDATIVTRILDAGGRITGKSACEDMCLSAASHTAASGPVRNPHDPTRTTGGSSSGSAALVAAGACDLAIGGDQGGSIRIPSALCGTYGIKPYRRWERTKRSSGSPHG
- a CDS encoding TIGR03564 family F420-dependent LLM class oxidoreductase, which encodes MRIGLTGGGSTVDRMVDQAVQAEKDGFTSLWYASAVGGDPLVAMAAAGRATSAVELGTSVLQTYPCHPLLQANRAASVVAAIGRGFTLGIGPSHQPVIEGVYGMSYDRAGLHTEEYVRAVTALLRGEPVDMDGEEVRVHSGGRGLRPDAPVPVLVAALGPRLLRVAGQWADGTILWMATATAVDAHVAPRITAAADAAGRPAPRIVAGLPVAVHDDVDAARQAAAEQFAGYGQLPNYQRILAHGKVDGPAAAVITGDEESVTAQIQALFDAGATDFWAAPFPVGTDRSASRDRTRQLLRELAAG